One genomic region from Streptomyces sp. NBC_00457 encodes:
- a CDS encoding SMP-30/gluconolactonase/LRE family protein has product MDRPTALVPRHYVAIGGRGPEDVVADARGRVLTGVEDGRILRIDRLTEPFAARVEVIAETGGRPLGLELLPDDALLVCDAVHGLLRVGLADGIVRILVDSVAGERLRFCSNVIALSDGSVCFTVSSRRYPLEHWIGDLVEHTGTGRLLRLAPGSDTPEVLLEGLQFANGLAASGDESFLVVAETGACRLTRYWLTGPKAGDSEPFAENLPGMPDNLWRAGPDGPMWVSLAGPRVPPLDLFHRATPAVRRAAARLAVRAPYRPTAWAGVLAFDDEGTVLHHLTRRRSRFRMVTSVCETDGHLILGSLWERGVAVCEAPVTK; this is encoded by the coding sequence ATGGACCGTCCCACCGCTCTCGTCCCCCGGCACTATGTCGCGATCGGCGGCCGTGGCCCCGAGGACGTGGTGGCCGATGCCCGCGGCCGGGTACTGACCGGCGTCGAGGACGGCCGGATCCTGCGCATCGATCGTCTGACCGAGCCGTTCGCCGCACGCGTCGAGGTCATTGCCGAGACCGGAGGCAGGCCACTCGGCCTCGAACTCCTCCCGGACGACGCCCTGTTGGTGTGCGACGCCGTGCACGGGCTGCTCCGCGTCGGTCTCGCCGACGGGATCGTCCGTATCCTCGTCGACTCGGTGGCGGGGGAGCGGCTGCGGTTCTGCAGCAATGTGATCGCGCTCTCCGACGGCAGCGTCTGCTTCACCGTCTCCAGCCGCCGCTACCCCTTGGAGCACTGGATCGGCGATCTCGTCGAGCACACCGGAACAGGCCGTCTCCTGCGGCTGGCACCGGGCTCGGACACGCCCGAGGTACTGCTGGAAGGCCTCCAGTTCGCCAACGGGCTGGCCGCGAGCGGCGACGAGTCCTTCCTGGTCGTCGCGGAAACAGGCGCCTGCCGCCTCACGCGCTACTGGCTCACCGGGCCGAAGGCGGGAGACTCCGAACCCTTCGCCGAGAACCTCCCCGGCATGCCCGACAACCTCTGGCGCGCCGGACCGGACGGACCGATGTGGGTGTCCCTGGCCGGACCGCGTGTCCCCCCGCTCGACCTGTTCCACCGCGCCACCCCCGCCGTGCGCCGCGCCGCCGCACGCCTCGCCGTGCGCGCCCCCTACCGTCCGACCGCGTGGGCGGGTGTCCTGGCGTTCGACGACGAGGGCACCGTCCTGCACCACCTCACCCGCCGCCGCTCCCGCTTCCGCATGGTCACCAGTGTCTGCGAGACCGACGGCCACCTGATCCTCGGCAGCCTGTGGGAGCGGGGCGTGGCCGTGTGTGAGGCACCGGTCACCAAGTGA
- the crcB gene encoding fluoride efflux transporter CrcB: MAAPETTPLRTSRRAGRHGQASVVAVVALGGAIGAVARYAASLWWPTQPGGFPWATFWTNVIGCAVIGVFMVVITDVWAAHRLVRPFFGTGVLGGFTTFSTYAVDIRKLIDAGHLNTALAYLAGTLLAALMAVWLTATATRRVLRGMRNEKRGESDVNGKKAL; the protein is encoded by the coding sequence GTGGCAGCCCCCGAGACCACACCTCTCCGTACGTCACGGCGGGCCGGCCGGCACGGTCAGGCATCCGTTGTCGCCGTGGTCGCACTGGGCGGGGCCATCGGCGCGGTCGCCCGGTATGCCGCCTCCCTGTGGTGGCCGACGCAGCCGGGCGGATTCCCCTGGGCGACCTTCTGGACCAATGTGATCGGCTGCGCCGTGATCGGCGTGTTCATGGTGGTGATCACCGACGTGTGGGCCGCCCACCGCCTGGTGCGGCCCTTCTTCGGCACCGGAGTGCTCGGCGGCTTCACCACCTTCTCGACGTACGCCGTCGACATCCGGAAACTGATCGACGCCGGCCACCTGAACACGGCGCTGGCCTACCTCGCCGGGACCCTGCTCGCGGCGCTCATGGCGGTATGGCTCACGGCGACGGCGACCCGGCGCGTACTGCGAGGGATGCGGAACGAGAAACGGGGCGAATCGGACGTGAACGGTAAGAAGGCGTTGTGA
- the crcB gene encoding fluoride efflux transporter CrcB, with amino-acid sequence MNWLLVVAGAMVGAPLRYLTDRAVQARHDSVFPWGTFVVNIAGCLILGLVTGAASSHVQLLLGTGLCGALTTYSTFSYETLRLTETGTGLSAAANVAGSVVAGLGAAFAGVWIAQTVWV; translated from the coding sequence GTGAACTGGCTGCTGGTCGTCGCGGGTGCCATGGTCGGTGCCCCACTCCGCTACCTCACGGACCGCGCCGTGCAGGCACGGCACGACTCGGTGTTCCCCTGGGGCACCTTCGTGGTGAACATCGCCGGGTGTCTGATCCTCGGCCTGGTGACCGGAGCCGCGAGTTCCCACGTTCAGCTGCTGCTCGGCACCGGTCTGTGCGGGGCGCTCACCACGTACTCGACCTTCTCGTACGAGACGCTGCGGTTGACGGAGACCGGGACGGGGCTCTCCGCCGCCGCCAATGTCGCCGGGAGTGTGGTGGCCGGGCTGGGTGCGGCTTTCGCCGGGGTGTGGATCGCCCAGACGGTATGGGTGTGA
- a CDS encoding undecaprenyl-diphosphate phosphatase: MSAINVGQAVVLGAIEGVTEFLPVSSTGHLKIAEGLMGIPVDDDAVVGFSAVIQVGAIAAVLVYFFKDIVRIMTAWFRGLADREERYHHDYKFAWWVILATIPIVVVGLAAKPLIQGPLASLWVVAGSLIVGSGVMWAADQMGRHKRGEDDTSFKDAMLVGSSQILALLFPGFSRSGATMSTALLLDLDRVAATRLSFFLGIPALTGAGIYELKDALGTGAGAAPLVVGTLVSFVVAYASIAWLLKFVAKHSFNAFVIYRIVVGLLLFGLLGTGVLNS, from the coding sequence ATGAGCGCCATCAACGTCGGTCAGGCCGTCGTCCTCGGAGCCATCGAGGGGGTGACCGAGTTTCTGCCCGTCTCCTCGACCGGCCATCTGAAGATCGCCGAGGGGCTGATGGGCATCCCCGTGGACGATGACGCCGTCGTCGGTTTCTCCGCCGTCATCCAGGTCGGCGCGATCGCGGCCGTGCTCGTGTACTTCTTCAAGGACATCGTGCGGATCATGACCGCCTGGTTCCGGGGCCTCGCCGACCGCGAGGAGCGCTACCACCACGACTACAAGTTCGCCTGGTGGGTGATCCTCGCGACGATCCCGATCGTGGTGGTGGGCCTGGCCGCGAAGCCCCTCATCCAGGGACCGCTGGCCTCCCTCTGGGTGGTCGCGGGCTCGCTGATCGTCGGCAGTGGCGTGATGTGGGCGGCGGATCAGATGGGGCGGCACAAGCGAGGGGAGGACGACACGTCCTTCAAGGACGCGATGCTCGTCGGGAGCTCGCAGATCCTCGCCCTGCTCTTCCCCGGTTTCTCGCGCTCCGGCGCCACCATGTCCACCGCGCTGCTGCTCGACCTCGACCGGGTGGCCGCCACCCGCCTGTCGTTCTTCCTCGGCATCCCCGCCCTGACCGGCGCCGGGATCTACGAGCTGAAGGACGCCCTCGGCACGGGCGCCGGTGCGGCCCCGCTGGTCGTGGGCACCCTGGTCTCCTTCGTCGTGGCCTACGCCTCGATCGCCTGGCTGCTGAAGTTCGTCGCCAAGCACTCGTTCAACGCCTTCGTCATCTACCGCATCGTCGTGGGCCTGCTGCTGTTCGGTCTGCTCGGGACAGGCGTGCTGAACAGCTGA
- a CDS encoding FadR/GntR family transcriptional regulator: MEAVLAHLRGAIERGEYAIGDKLPSEAELCRTLEISRPVLREALRALQTMGLTVSKTGKGTFVVANTVEDPTFGDYAASDLLEVRRHVEIPVAGYAASRRTPENLDHLAHLLDRMERETDTTAWVAMDTLFHLAVAEAAQNPVFRRVIEEIRDALARQSAFLNELGGRREQSNREHRAIVEALVDGSEQDAVDAMTHHLDRVETTLTDIVRSARTDTPTEGGPEA, translated from the coding sequence ATGGAAGCGGTGCTGGCACACCTCCGCGGCGCCATCGAGCGCGGCGAGTACGCCATCGGGGACAAGCTGCCCTCCGAGGCGGAGCTCTGCCGCACCCTGGAGATCAGCCGACCGGTGCTGCGCGAGGCCCTGCGGGCGTTGCAGACGATGGGCCTGACCGTCTCCAAGACCGGCAAGGGCACCTTCGTCGTCGCCAACACGGTCGAGGACCCCACCTTCGGCGACTACGCGGCCAGTGACCTCCTCGAGGTGCGCCGCCATGTCGAGATCCCGGTCGCCGGGTACGCGGCGTCTCGCCGCACCCCGGAGAACCTGGATCATCTGGCCCACCTTCTCGACCGCATGGAGCGGGAGACGGACACCACCGCGTGGGTCGCGATGGACACGCTCTTCCACCTGGCCGTCGCCGAGGCCGCCCAGAACCCGGTGTTCCGCCGGGTGATCGAGGAGATCCGCGACGCACTGGCCCGTCAGTCGGCGTTCCTCAACGAACTGGGCGGCCGGCGCGAGCAGTCCAACCGCGAGCACCGGGCGATCGTCGAGGCGCTGGTCGACGGCAGTGAACAGGACGCGGTCGACGCCATGACCCACCACCTCGACCGGGTCGAGACGACCCTCACCGACATCGTGCGCTCCGCGCGCACGGACACCCCCACGGAAGGCGGACCCGAGGCGTGA
- a CDS encoding amino acid permease, producing MSEQSLHDGVQKRSVHVDAGDEGYSKSLKSRHVNMIAIGGAIGTGLFLGAGGRLAEAGPSLFIAYAVCGIFAFLVVRALGELVLYRPSSGAFVSYAREFMGEKGAYTAGWMYFLNWATTGIADITAVATYAHYWGMFSDIPQWLIALIALAVVLTVNLISVKIFGELEFWFAIVKVSALVIFMCIGIFLLVTQHPVDGATPGPSLITDHGGVFPNGMLPMLLIIQGVVFAYASVELVGVTAGETENPEKIMPKAINSIMWRVGLFYVGSVVLLSMLLPWNKYSGGESPFVTVLSNIGVPAAGGVMNLVVVTAAMSSLNSGLYSTGRILRSMAMNGSAPKFTSVMSRSQVPYGGILLTSGICVLGVGLNFVVPADAFEIVLNFAAIGILATWGMIMICHLLFWQKTQKGELTRPGYRLPGSPWTELVTLAFLASVLVLMYADGGAGRTTVLCLPLIAAALVAGWYAIRGRTARKSPTGADA from the coding sequence GTGAGCGAGCAGTCCCTGCACGACGGCGTGCAGAAACGTTCCGTCCATGTCGATGCCGGAGACGAGGGCTACAGCAAGTCCCTGAAGTCCCGGCACGTCAACATGATCGCCATCGGTGGCGCCATCGGCACCGGCCTCTTTCTCGGCGCCGGCGGCCGCCTCGCCGAAGCCGGCCCCTCGCTCTTCATCGCCTACGCGGTCTGCGGAATCTTCGCGTTCCTCGTCGTCAGGGCCCTCGGCGAACTCGTCCTGTACCGGCCGTCGTCCGGCGCCTTCGTGTCGTACGCCCGGGAATTCATGGGCGAGAAGGGGGCGTACACGGCGGGCTGGATGTACTTCCTCAACTGGGCCACGACCGGCATCGCCGACATCACCGCGGTGGCCACGTACGCGCACTACTGGGGCATGTTCTCCGACATCCCTCAATGGTTGATCGCATTGATCGCCCTCGCGGTCGTGCTGACCGTCAATCTGATCTCGGTCAAGATCTTCGGCGAGCTGGAGTTCTGGTTCGCGATCGTCAAGGTCAGCGCACTGGTGATCTTCATGTGCATCGGGATCTTCCTGCTGGTCACCCAGCATCCCGTCGACGGTGCCACCCCCGGCCCGTCCCTGATCACCGACCATGGCGGCGTCTTCCCCAACGGCATGCTGCCCATGCTGCTGATCATCCAGGGTGTCGTCTTCGCCTACGCCTCCGTCGAACTGGTCGGCGTCACCGCGGGGGAGACCGAGAACCCCGAGAAGATCATGCCGAAGGCGATCAACTCGATCATGTGGCGTGTGGGCCTGTTCTACGTCGGCTCGGTCGTCCTGCTGTCGATGCTGCTGCCGTGGAACAAGTACAGCGGCGGCGAGAGCCCCTTCGTGACCGTCCTGTCCAACATCGGTGTCCCGGCGGCGGGCGGCGTGATGAACCTCGTCGTCGTCACCGCGGCCATGTCCTCGCTCAACTCCGGCCTGTACTCCACCGGCCGCATCCTGCGTTCCATGGCCATGAACGGCTCCGCGCCCAAGTTCACCTCCGTGATGAGCCGCAGCCAGGTCCCGTACGGCGGAATCCTGCTCACCAGCGGTATCTGTGTCCTTGGCGTGGGCCTCAACTTCGTCGTCCCCGCCGACGCGTTCGAGATCGTCCTCAACTTCGCGGCGATCGGGATCCTCGCGACCTGGGGCATGATCATGATCTGTCACCTGCTCTTCTGGCAGAAGACCCAGAAGGGCGAGCTCACCCGCCCCGGCTACCGACTGCCGGGCTCCCCCTGGACCGAACTCGTGACGCTGGCCTTCCTCGCCTCCGTCCTGGTCCTCATGTACGCCGACGGCGGCGCCGGACGCACCACCGTGCTGTGCCTGCCGCTGATCGCCGCAGCGCTGGTCGCGGGCTGGTACGCCATCCGCGGCCGTACGGCGCGCAAGTCCCCGACCGGAGCCGACGCGTGA
- a CDS encoding asparaginase: MYSSSLVDAPLIRAPLHAPVAHLIRGGVIEGIHYGSVVVLGTGGQVQFQLGDIEAAFYPRSALKPVQAAAMVRVGLPLDGELLSLTAASHSGEERHLAGTRRILELAGVSEDDLRNVPDLPFDPVVRDSWVREGRMPSRFAQNCSGKHAAMLYACRLNGWPLDGYLDPAHPLQQAIAEIVEDLTGQRIAQVTVDGCGAPLFSVSLHGLARAAARITTAAPGTPEARVADAMREHAEMASGSGRDVAALMRAVPGLLAKDGFEGVQVAALPDGRAVAVKIADGASRARVPVAAAALAWAGVDPGLLTEFQGEALLGGGQAVGCVRPVRSLEPVVVSACA, from the coding sequence ATGTACAGCAGTTCGCTCGTGGACGCACCCCTGATCCGCGCACCCCTCCACGCCCCCGTCGCCCACCTCATACGCGGCGGGGTGATCGAGGGCATCCACTACGGCTCCGTCGTCGTCCTCGGCACCGGCGGCCAGGTCCAGTTCCAGCTCGGTGACATCGAGGCCGCCTTCTATCCGCGCTCGGCGCTCAAGCCCGTCCAGGCCGCCGCCATGGTGCGCGTCGGGCTGCCGCTCGACGGAGAGCTGCTGTCGCTCACCGCGGCCAGCCACTCCGGAGAGGAACGCCATCTCGCCGGGACCCGGCGGATCCTGGAGCTGGCCGGCGTCTCCGAGGACGACCTCCGCAATGTCCCGGACCTGCCGTTCGACCCGGTCGTCCGGGACTCCTGGGTCAGGGAAGGCCGCATGCCGTCCCGGTTCGCCCAGAACTGCTCCGGCAAGCACGCGGCGATGCTGTATGCCTGCCGGCTCAATGGGTGGCCCCTGGACGGCTACCTCGATCCTGCGCACCCCCTTCAGCAGGCCATCGCGGAGATCGTCGAGGATCTCACCGGGCAGCGGATCGCTCAGGTGACCGTCGACGGGTGTGGAGCGCCGCTGTTCTCCGTGTCGCTCCATGGGCTGGCTCGGGCCGCCGCGCGGATCACGACTGCGGCGCCGGGTACGCCCGAGGCGCGGGTCGCCGACGCGATGCGTGAGCATGCGGAGATGGCTTCCGGATCAGGGCGGGATGTGGCCGCGTTGATGCGGGCCGTGCCGGGGCTGCTGGCCAAGGACGGGTTCGAGGGGGTGCAGGTTGCGGCTCTTCCTGATGGGCGGGCCGTTGCTGTGAAGATCGCGGATGGGGCCAGCCGGGCGCGGGTGCCGGTTGCTGCGGCGGCGCTTGCGTGGGCCGGGGTTGATCCGGGGCTGCTTACTGAGTTTCAGGGTGAGGCGCTGCTGGGGGGTGGGCAGGCGGTCGGGTGTGTGCGGCCTGTTCGCTCGCTGGAGCCTGTTGTTGTTTCGGCTTGCGCCTAG
- the aspA gene encoding aspartate ammonia-lyase, whose product MTAVTRLEHDLLGDRDVPVDAYWGIHTLRATENFPITGTAISAYPHLIDALAAVKEAAALANEELGLLEPKKAAAIVEACREIRDGKLHDQFVVDVVQGGAGTSTNMNANEVVANRALELLGYAKGQYEYLHPNEDVNLGQSTNDVYPTAVKVATVFAVHGLLQAMSVLQDAFARKAVEFRDVLKMGRTQLQDAVPMTLGQEFSAYAVMIDEDRSRLDEAVELIHEINLGATAIGTGLNAPAGYAESARRHLADITGLPLVTAANLVEATQDCGAFVQMSGVLKRVAVKLSKSCNDLRLLSSGPRAGLGEINLPPVQAGSSIMPGKVNPVIPEVVNQVAFEVIGNDVTITMAAEAGQLQLNAFEPIILHSLSESITHLRAACLTLAERCVSGITANTEALRASVENSIGLVTALNPHIGYTAATDIAKEALATGRGVAELVLEKGLLPAERLADLLRPEVVAGSGSPLV is encoded by the coding sequence ATGACCGCCGTCACCCGCCTTGAGCATGATCTGCTCGGAGATCGTGATGTCCCCGTCGATGCGTACTGGGGTATCCACACCCTGCGTGCCACGGAGAACTTTCCCATTACCGGTACGGCGATTTCCGCCTATCCGCATCTGATTGACGCGCTCGCTGCCGTGAAGGAGGCCGCTGCTCTCGCGAATGAGGAGCTGGGGCTGCTGGAGCCGAAGAAGGCCGCTGCGATTGTGGAGGCGTGTCGGGAGATCCGGGACGGCAAGTTGCACGATCAGTTCGTGGTCGATGTGGTGCAGGGCGGTGCCGGTACGTCGACCAATATGAATGCCAACGAGGTCGTGGCGAACAGGGCGTTGGAGCTGCTCGGGTATGCGAAGGGGCAGTACGAGTACCTGCATCCCAACGAGGACGTCAACCTCGGGCAGTCGACCAATGACGTCTACCCGACCGCGGTCAAGGTCGCGACGGTGTTCGCGGTGCATGGATTGCTCCAGGCGATGTCTGTATTGCAGGACGCCTTCGCCCGCAAGGCTGTCGAGTTCCGCGATGTGCTCAAGATGGGCCGTACACAGTTGCAGGACGCGGTGCCCATGACGCTGGGCCAGGAGTTCTCCGCGTATGCCGTCATGATTGACGAGGACCGCAGCCGTCTTGACGAGGCTGTCGAGTTGATCCATGAGATCAACCTGGGTGCCACGGCCATCGGCACCGGCCTCAACGCGCCCGCCGGATACGCCGAGTCGGCGCGGCGCCACCTCGCGGACATCACCGGGCTGCCGCTCGTCACCGCGGCCAACCTGGTCGAAGCCACCCAGGACTGCGGCGCGTTCGTCCAGATGTCCGGTGTGCTGAAGCGGGTCGCCGTGAAGCTCTCCAAGAGCTGCAACGACCTCAGGCTGCTGTCGTCGGGCCCGCGCGCGGGACTGGGCGAGATCAACCTGCCTCCCGTGCAGGCCGGTTCGAGCATCATGCCCGGCAAGGTCAACCCGGTGATCCCCGAGGTCGTCAACCAGGTCGCCTTCGAGGTGATCGGCAACGACGTCACGATCACCATGGCCGCCGAAGCAGGACAGCTCCAGCTCAACGCCTTCGAGCCGATCATCCTGCACTCGCTGTCCGAGAGCATCACGCACCTGCGGGCCGCCTGCCTGACCCTGGCCGAACGGTGCGTGTCCGGTATCACCGCCAACACCGAGGCGCTGCGCGCGAGCGTCGAGAACTCCATCGGCCTCGTCACCGCCCTCAACCCGCACATCGGGTACACGGCCGCCACCGACATCGCCAAGGAAGCCCTCGCCACCGGACGCGGAGTCGCCGAACTCGTCCTGGAGAAAGGCCTGTTGCCCGCCGAGCGGCTGGCCGACCTGCTGCGGCCGGAGGTCGTCGCGGGCAGCGGCTCACCTCTCGTCTGA
- a CDS encoding glutaminase, with product MTSPTFAPVLERIADEIRRLPGHGRPADYIPALAACDPRSFGMAVAEPDGAVYGVGEWRQPFSTQSITKVFTLALVLARVGDALWEHVGREPSGNPFNSLVQLEYENGIPRNPFINAGALVVTDRLHTRTGDAAGELLTFLRAESGNPDLTFDKDVAASEAAHGDRNAALAHFMASYGNITTPVPALVDQYFRQCSISASCADLALATTFLARHGIRADGTRLLTRSQAKQVNAVMLTCGTYDAAGEFAYRVGLPGKSGVGGGIIAVVPGRCVLCVWSPGLDERGNSVAGVAALERFTTLTGLSVF from the coding sequence ATGACGTCCCCGACCTTCGCACCGGTCCTGGAACGCATCGCCGACGAGATCCGGCGGCTGCCCGGCCACGGCCGGCCCGCCGACTACATCCCCGCGCTCGCGGCCTGCGACCCGCGCAGCTTCGGCATGGCGGTCGCGGAGCCCGACGGCGCCGTGTACGGCGTGGGGGAGTGGCGGCAGCCGTTCTCCACGCAGTCCATCACCAAGGTCTTCACCCTCGCCCTCGTCCTCGCCCGCGTGGGCGACGCGCTCTGGGAGCACGTGGGCCGGGAGCCTTCCGGCAACCCCTTCAACTCCCTTGTGCAGCTGGAGTACGAGAACGGCATCCCGCGCAACCCGTTCATCAACGCGGGCGCGCTGGTCGTCACCGACCGCCTCCACACCCGTACCGGCGACGCGGCCGGCGAACTGCTCACGTTCCTGCGCGCCGAGAGCGGCAACCCGGACCTGACCTTCGACAAGGACGTCGCCGCCTCCGAAGCCGCCCACGGCGACCGCAACGCCGCCCTCGCCCATTTCATGGCGTCCTACGGCAACATCACCACCCCCGTACCGGCCCTTGTCGACCAGTACTTCCGCCAGTGCTCCATCAGCGCCTCCTGCGCCGACCTCGCCCTGGCCACCACCTTCCTCGCCCGCCACGGCATCCGCGCCGACGGCACCCGCCTCCTCACCCGCAGCCAGGCCAAACAGGTCAACGCGGTGATGCTGACCTGCGGCACTTACGACGCGGCTGGCGAGTTCGCCTACCGAGTGGGCCTTCCCGGGAAGAGCGGTGTGGGCGGCGGCATCATCGCCGTAGTGCCGGGCCGTTGCGTGTTGTGCGTGTGGAGCCCGGGACTGGATGAGCGAGGCAACTCGGTGGCAGGCGTAGCGGCGTTGGAGCGTTTCACGACACTGACGGGGCTGTCAGTGTTCTAA
- the mptB gene encoding polyprenol phosphomannose-dependent alpha 1,6 mannosyltransferase MptB → MAFPVDLRRCQALGLAGTAFLALGGETAGALPVRELIAPSSAHAALGLVGVYFGIILLIAAWALLGRLIRSAEPPSPRAMLLVLAVWAAPLLLAPPLFSRDVYSYLAQGAMVDAHMDVYAHGPARLGGPLADEVSPLWQQTGAPYGPVFLAVASALSGITRGEIPAGLFGMRLVALLGVALMAAALPRLARHSGADPAAALWLGALNPLVLLHLVAGAHNDAIMLGLLGVGLVAALGRWPVLGAILVTLAALVKAPAVLGLAAVVALQIRAGRSPVRSVLTTGAAAAVTTVVATTLAGTGYGWIGALKTPVSPQNWALTSLLGRATGTVLTELGLGDLAPLAVPAWHVLGLAATAVAIAAIWLRRPRFSPVYALGLSFAVVVVLGPAIRPWYALWGLFLLAAAAPSASVRHRLAAVTGVVALLAMPNGLPAGAEELILAVSGGVLAVVVLWQAHQAAQAPLRESTV, encoded by the coding sequence ATGGCTTTCCCCGTCGATCTCCGTCGCTGCCAGGCTCTCGGTCTGGCGGGTACCGCTTTTCTCGCACTGGGAGGTGAGACGGCGGGAGCCCTGCCGGTCCGTGAGCTGATCGCGCCCTCGTCCGCGCATGCGGCCCTGGGCCTGGTCGGCGTGTACTTCGGCATCATTCTGCTGATAGCCGCCTGGGCCCTGCTCGGACGGCTGATCCGCAGCGCCGAACCGCCGTCCCCGCGGGCCATGTTGCTCGTCCTGGCCGTCTGGGCGGCGCCTCTGCTGCTCGCGCCGCCGCTGTTCAGCCGGGACGTCTACAGCTATCTCGCACAGGGGGCGATGGTCGACGCCCACATGGACGTCTACGCGCACGGCCCGGCCCGGCTCGGCGGTCCGCTCGCGGACGAGGTGTCGCCGCTGTGGCAGCAGACCGGCGCTCCGTACGGCCCGGTGTTCCTCGCTGTCGCCTCCGCGCTCTCCGGCATCACCCGGGGCGAGATTCCGGCGGGGCTGTTCGGGATGCGGCTGGTCGCGCTGCTCGGCGTCGCGTTGATGGCGGCGGCGCTGCCCCGGCTGGCCCGGCACAGCGGCGCCGACCCGGCGGCCGCGCTCTGGCTGGGCGCCCTCAACCCGCTGGTGCTGCTGCACCTGGTGGCAGGCGCGCACAACGACGCCATCATGCTCGGCCTGCTCGGCGTGGGACTGGTCGCGGCCCTCGGCCGGTGGCCGGTGCTGGGCGCGATCCTGGTCACGCTCGCCGCGCTGGTCAAGGCGCCCGCCGTGCTCGGGCTCGCCGCGGTCGTGGCCCTGCAGATCCGCGCGGGCCGCAGTCCGGTGCGGTCGGTGCTCACCACGGGCGCCGCGGCGGCCGTGACCACGGTCGTGGCCACCACCCTGGCCGGAACGGGATACGGCTGGATAGGAGCCCTGAAAACCCCGGTGTCCCCGCAGAACTGGGCGCTCACCAGCCTGCTCGGCCGTGCCACCGGCACCGTGCTCACCGAGCTGGGCCTCGGCGACCTGGCCCCCCTCGCCGTGCCGGCCTGGCACGTGCTCGGCCTGGCGGCCACCGCCGTGGCCATCGCCGCCATATGGCTGCGCCGCCCACGCTTCAGCCCGGTCTACGCACTCGGCCTCAGCTTCGCCGTGGTCGTGGTCCTCGGCCCGGCGATCCGGCCCTGGTACGCCCTGTGGGGGCTGTTCCTCCTCGCCGCGGCGGCGCCCAGCGCCTCGGTGCGGCACCGGCTGGCGGCCGTGACCGGGGTGGTCGCGCTGCTCGCCATGCCGAACGGACTCCCGGCAGGTGCCGAGGAGCTGATTCTGGCCGTCTCCGGCGGCGTGCTCGCCGTCGTCGTCCTCTGGCAGGCCCATCAGGCGGCCCAGGCACCCTTGCGGGAGAGCACCGTATGA